A region from the Drosophila takahashii strain IR98-3 E-12201 chromosome 2L, DtakHiC1v2, whole genome shotgun sequence genome encodes:
- the Arpc2 gene encoding actin-related protein 2/3 complex subunit 2, with protein sequence MILLEINNRIIEETLLVKYRNAQAGLKPESIDIRIADFDGVLYHISNVNGDKTKVRISISLKFYKQLQEHGADELLKREYGSLLTDTEEGYNVSVLINLEEIPEDCEQIAKRIGLLKRNCFASVFEKYFDYQEQGEEGQKRAVINYRNDETLYVEAKPDRVTVVFSTIFRDEDDVIIGKVFMQELREGRRASHTAPQVLFSHREPPLELANSDARVGDNIGYVTFVLFPRHTNKETRDNTINLIHMFRDYLHYHIKCSKAYIHSRMRAKTSDFLKVLNRARPEPKNTEKKTITGRTFKRIE encoded by the exons ATGATCCTGCTGGAAATCAATAATCGGATTATCGAGGAGACGCTGCTGGTCAAATACCGTAATGCCCAGGCGGG ACTGAAGCCAGAATCAATAGACATACGAATAGCAGACTTTGACGGTGTGCTTTATCACATTTCCAATGTGAATGGCGATAAAACAAAAGTTCGG ATCAGCATATCGCTGAAGTTCTACAAACAACTGCAAGAGCATGGAGCCGACGAGTTACTGAAGCGTGAATATGGCAGTCTGCTCACAGACACGGAAGAAG GCTACAATGTTTCTGTACTTATTAATCTGGAGGAGATTCCCGAGGACTGTGAGCAAATCGCAAAGAGAATCGGTCTGCTAAAGCGCAACTGTTTCGCCTCCGTTTTCGAAAAGTATTTTGACTACCAGGAGCAGGGTGAAGAGGGGCAAAAGCGTGCCGTAATTAACTACCGCAACGATGAGACTTT GTACGTGGAGGCCAAGCCCGATCGTGTCACCGTTGTCTTCAGCACCATTTTCCGGGACGAGGACGACGTCATTATCGGCAAAGTATTCATGCAGGAATTGAGGGAAGGACGACGTGCCTCGCATACAGCGCCGCAAGTGCTCTTCTCGCACCGCGAACCGCCGCTGGAATTGGCCAACTCGGACGCCAGGGTGGGCGACAATATCGGCTATGTCACATTCG TACTCTTCCCTCGACACACCAACAAAGAAACAAGGGACAATACCATTAACCTAATCCACATGTTCCGAGATTATTTGCACTACCACATTAAG tgtTCAAAGGCTTATATTCATTCGCGCATGCGTGCAAAAACCTCGGATTTCCTCAAGGTGCTAAATCGTGCAAGGCCCGAGCCGAAAAACACAGAGAAGAAAACTATAAC gGGGAGAACTTTCAAACGCATCGAATGA
- the LOC108055479 gene encoding transmembrane inner ear expressed protein: MEDNAEFLNEMWLESVVIGSFRVWHIIAAALGVLLLIMIMVCCCIRFRIPRTKQEIEADYQRKQITKKFREKLQQIKNSEMDDMDLQKVCARIQSDYLNFQASVESMNEKQNVKFKI, translated from the exons ATGGAAGACAACGCGGAGTTCCTGAACGAAATGTGGCTGGAAAGTGTGGTCATAGGGAGCTTCCGAGTGTGGCACATTATAGCCGCCGCTCTAGGTGTTTTACTGTTGATTA TGATTATGGTCTGCTGCTGCATTCGCTTCCGGATTCCGCGCACCAAACAGGAAATCGAGGCGGACTACCAGCGCAAACAGATCACCAAGAAGTTCCGCGAGAAGCTGCAGCAGATCAAGAACTCCGAAATGGACGACATGGACCTGCAGAAGG TTTGTGCCCGCATTCAGAGCGACTATCTGAATTTCCAGGCCAGCGTGGAGAGCATGAATGAGAAGCagaatgttaaatttaagatCTAA
- the LOC108055384 gene encoding uncharacterized protein — protein MLPILFLLALSGCSTQAAEYQLMFDNPEIFSPCLDGLPGSIDFTEAFDLDNMIFDEDEEGIHISGNLTTKWDLPGTERISARFRIMQFDRGSWQPTLLNQHLPDICSMMWDTKSTWYKHWFQNVVNREEIPKNCLSTKGTVWVYKPFIMSLRLGNVGNPNLRGRYKVVYSLEAFDENNERRPTSVCFEMRGVVEKMQY, from the exons ATGTTACCAATACTATTCCTTCTCGCTCTTAGTGGATGCAGTACTCAGGCCGCAGAGTACCAACTGATGTTTGACAACCCGGAAATATTTTCGCCGTGCTTAGATGGACTGCCGGGGTCAATTGACTTCACCGAGGCCTTCGACTTGgataatatgattttcgatgaGGACGAGGAAGGCATTCACATTTCGGGAAATTTAACCACCAAATGGGATTTACCCGGCACTGAACGCATATCC GCTAGGTTCCGTATAATGCAGTTTGACCGAGGCAGCTGGCAACCGACATTACTTAACCAACATTTACCGGACATTTGCTCCATGATGTGGGATACGAAATCAACCTGGTACAAGCATTGGTTTCAAAACGTTGTAAATCGTGAAGAGATTCCAAAAAATTGCCTCTCAACCAAAGGC accGTTTGGGTATATAAACCGTTTATTATGAGTTTGCGACTGGGAAACGTAGGAAATCCCAATTTGCGTGGACGATATAAGGTGGTGTACAGTCTCGAAGCATTCGACGAAAATAATGAACGTCGACCAACATCCGTGTGCTTCGAAATGAGAGGCGTGGTCGAAAAGATGCAAtattaa